AAAATTGTACTTCTTCATCGTTTCCTATCCCAGAAAAAATTCCTGCCCGGGGTACAGCAATTCCTGCCTGGCCTTCTCCGGCGGAAAAAGAAAATACTCCACCAGCCCTTCGGAACAGAGCGTACCATCCTGGTCAGTAAGAGTTACCCTGATTGCCGCCAGCCTGCGTTTCTGCTCTGCCAGACGGGCCCGTAAAACCAACGGCCCCTTGCTGATCCTGACCGGCTTATGATAGGTAACCTCCATCCGCGCCGTTACACCCGCAGTGCCCAGCTTTGCGAAAACAAACCAGCTCGCCGCCTCATCCATTAATGTGGCCTGCACACCTCCATGCAATACTCCCGTAAAACCCTGAAACCGCCTGTCAGGATTCCACCGGCTCACAACCTCCTCCCCTTCCTCCTCGAAATGCATCTTAAGGCCAGAATCATTATCAGGACTGCATCCAAAACAGTTGTACCCTTCCGTTCCTCGGAAAGGATTATGAATACTTCGTGCCATGGCTTTTTTTACAAGATTATGAAATTTTGCGAAATATTGAACTATTTAGTATATTTGCGTACTTATTTGCTCATTACATTTCATGAAATATATACAAACATGATAAACCCAATTGAACGGCTTCTCATCCTTCTGAAAATTAAGAAACTGCCATAACGGAAGCAAAGGGATGCAAGGCTCATCAACTGGCCCCAATAATCATATCGTTTATGGAACAACAGGGAATTGAAAAATCAACAAAGGTGGTCCTCACCGGGGAAGCCGCTTACGCCGGCGGAGCCATTGTCAGCAAAATTCTTTACAAATCGGGCTCCGGGAATCTTACCCTCTTTGCCTTTGACAAAGGCCAGGAACTCAGCGAGCATTCGGCTCCCTATGATGCCTGTGTGCAGGTCATTGACGGAACAGGGGAGATTATTATCAACAAAGTACCCTTCCGGCTTTCCGCAGGCGAGTTTATCATTATGCCGGCCAATGTTCAGCATGCGGTAAAAGCTGTGGAGCGTTTCAAAATGCTGCTCACCATGCTTCGGGGTTAAAAAGCGATGCGGTACGAAAACAGGGTTTGGTTCGAGAGGGAGACCGTCTCCCTGATGATTGGCATGTATTGCCGTGCCCTGCATGGCAGTCCTTCCCTGTGCGATGAATGCTCCCGTCTGCAGGAGTATGCCTTCACCCGTATTGAAAAATGCATACTGCACCCCGCCAAGCCGGTATGCTCTGAGTGCCGGATTCATTGCTATAAACCAATGATGCGCGATCAGATAAAACAGGTAATGCGCTTTGCCGGCCCCCGCATGCTCACCCACCATCCCCTGAGGGCTCTCGTTTATCTGTGGCTGAAATACGTTGTTTCCCGAAAAACCGAAACGGCTACGAATACCCTCCGGTCATGATGAACAGCGGCTGGAATTCAAAGCTTTTGTAATGCGGCCTGAGCCGTTCGG
This window of the Bacteroidales bacterium genome carries:
- a CDS encoding PaaI family thioesterase gives rise to the protein MARSIHNPFRGTEGYNCFGCSPDNDSGLKMHFEEEGEEVVSRWNPDRRFQGFTGVLHGGVQATLMDEAASWFVFAKLGTAGVTARMEVTYHKPVRISKGPLVLRARLAEQKRRLAAIRVTLTDQDGTLCSEGLVEYFLFPPEKARQELLYPGQEFFLG
- a CDS encoding cupin domain-containing protein, with the protein product MEQQGIEKSTKVVLTGEAAYAGGAIVSKILYKSGSGNLTLFAFDKGQELSEHSAPYDACVQVIDGTGEIIINKVPFRLSAGEFIIMPANVQHAVKAVERFKMLLTMLRG
- a CDS encoding nitrous oxide-stimulated promoter family protein, with product MRYENRVWFERETVSLMIGMYCRALHGSPSLCDECSRLQEYAFTRIEKCILHPAKPVCSECRIHCYKPMMRDQIKQVMRFAGPRMLTHHPLRALVYLWLKYVVSRKTETATNTLRS